In Setaria italica strain Yugu1 chromosome IX, Setaria_italica_v2.0, whole genome shotgun sequence, the genomic stretch CGATGAATTTCTGAGAAGAGGCATAGCACCCAGGAGTATTTGCCATGCTGCTTGGGAAGTCCTCAAAGTTACAATTAAATCTGTCGTTGCACTCCATTGGTTGGGTGTTTGATCATTGCAGAATGTTGTACCGCCCCGTACACAAGATTGTCTAGAACTGCATTGTAAACAATGAACTTAGTATGTGAAAATGAAAATTGATGCAGGATACATAAATCATATATCCTTTTTACTCTATCTGTTTTTCTATCAGTCTTAAATATAATAGAAATTCATCTTCCATTAATTTTATTCTTGTAAGAGAACTTCTGAAAACATGCACTGTGTAGGAAAAAGTTATGAGTTATTCATGTAGAGCCATTAATCTGCGAGTAACCATAGCAAATATTCAAATTTCCGTAGAGTATGAAATGTCCAATTCAACCACAAAAAATAGGTGGAGAATGGACCTTGGTTATGTAATGAATCATCTCGCTGTTGTCATATTACACACACACACTTTGCAAAGATGTTTACCTACGGGGGCTCAAGTATAAATACCAAAAATAGCCTCAGAGGGCGCTAGTTCGGCAGATCTCTCTGCCGGAGACGGAGATTACCATGCATGGGAAGAATGCTTATGACATCAACAAACTAAGGTGTCACCTTTCATGTTATTACTATGTTAGATCATGTTTTGCAGCAAGCATCTCAATCATTGATTCTTCGTTTCTTCAGTTATGCAATTAGGCATGCACATACATTGGTCGATGGCATTTGACATGGAGCTGATTAAGGAATGAGCAGAGGGTAAGAGGGTCTTACCATTGTTTTTATTTCCTGCAGGGATGGTTTCACACACTATGGAACTAGCAGGCCTGGTGTTCCAGATGCGAAGGCTGAACTGGATGATGAGATGAATGGCGAACGGAGCCGTGAGCACAAGGAAAACCACCACGAGGCAACTCCTCTTATATGGCCTGGCTTGGGCACTGCTGGCCTGCGATCCGGCTGGCGATTACTCATATGCCCGAGGAAAGCGAGAGCAAGTCAATGTCATCTTGCAGCATGAGTTGCTCACGGGCGAGTCCGACGAGGTTCTAGCGTTGATAGCTGCTGTTGAATCTGTCATCGTTTTCCCTGAAGAAAGCTAAGGACAGAACAAGctttggagaaggggcgtcctTTTCGATGTAGCTGCTTGCTGAGGTCTGTTCCAGAACATCTGATTTGCAGTCAGGTTGCCGGCGATACCTGGAACACACTGTCATTTCCTCTAATTATTTACTAGTAATAATAatcatccgttccaaattgtaggtcgtttttagttttttttagtCTATAGGTATTATTACGTGGATATAGTGTATGCCTAATATCTGTGAATTCAAAAGATTTCACTCCTACACAGTTCACTGCCATGCAATGCACCGGATATAGCTGAGGTTGAGAGTCTGAGAGACCGGAGAAGAGAGAGCACCAAGCTGGCGGCGAGTTGGAGTTGGCCTGTCTCTGCAAATTTGTGTTAGTCTCTTCTTCAAATCTTACATGTTTGACGCTCGTCATCTTCCATCCTGCGCTTATGGTAAATACAAGATGTCATGTTCGTCCTTGTATGTTGGATTTGGTATATATGTAAGCCGGCATTTGATTACGTCGAAAAGAAGAGGATGATCGTCCTACGATTCAAGCAAACTATAGCAACACGACCCGCTGTTGCTTCTTTCATGTACTACACTCTCAACGAATGATGTGAACTTGTTAGATTGAATCAtcatctttcgatgagagaagagGGATAAttcgatttggggatggagatgacgtttacggcccgactacaaccatccaaggatgctaagaaaaaaaagaaaaatttcgACAAATTctaccttagcaaccgatacaccacctccaatggttaTCGCGATCTTAtagagcacgatcaaccaaaccactagggtaattccgcaaccaatcgaggaacaagcaagaacaaagcaactcaattgcaaatatagagataaaaaccaatctgaaattataaagttggggttctgaatcaagtagaacggatggtctagttgacacacgcgtctacaaggaagtagcaatggctaaacttacatctaaacaaaaccgGAGCGTTCCTAGtggtggctaaggggtataagTACATGGGAGGATAACCACAAGGGTGTTGGAGTCGTGCTCCAAGCTTAGGACGTGTCCTTGATAGATCCAACTTGATACACAGCCCATTGGGCTAAAATAAAGCAACGCAGCACCTTGAACAGAAAAAATCTCTCGGTAGTAATTTGGTCATTGCGGACgtctcagaatagatatggacatgagtccaaatccatatgaaaatagacttcataaggattccacgaagtacttgaacgctccAATCCGAGttcgtatgcgaccgtggtaaCCGTCACAACTTGGTGCTATTCTACAGTCCGAATCCAACTCTGagacgtgttggatttgatctctttctttccttaggcCAAAAGTGATGTGGTGGCCTAATGTAGGATGTTGGGAATATTTAGACTTGGTCCCCAATCAACTTTTTTGATTCTCCATGCCttacatgtgtgtttaacactctttttgatccacgtatgtatttctgaaaatgacaatgaacacacgtCATGGTGCAgtatcaattcatcaaatatatcaaatacaatcatgacaaaGAATCGTTTCACCTTTaaatcaaaagttgctaatatggttgtatccaagcaggtgatgtcctcatcaacaaACTTCCTCCATCTCAAAATGCAAGACACTATTTGACCCAGTGGGGTCTCCGCATCATACTTTAATTATACCTCATTATGTTATAATGTGTGTAACCATAAAATTGATCTTGTACAGTCCTTCCCTTTTGCCAGCTCACTTGTTTGTATAATCTCGGCTTTTTTTTCATGAAATGCAACTTTGAGTAAATTTTGGAATATGGATTGGAAATGTCCTGGACCGATGGGCCTACAGCCAGCCACCCCACCCACTGTCCTTGCAAACAATCAGGCTTACGGAAGTGCAGCAAACCCCCCTTGTCGTGACCTTCGCCTACCCGACGACGTGCGGCACGCACGTGTTGCTGCGCGGCCGTGCGGTGTGCTGGTGGGCATGGCTGTGCGGGCCAAGcaaagacggcggcggcgcgggaagtAGGGTGAGCCTTATCCTCTCAGCCAGGGGCATAACAGTCAGCTCACATGGCAAAAGAAGGGAGAAATCAGAAAACCAATTACAAAAGCAAGAAAAGGCATTCTAGCGTGTGGGTATCGTTTTCGTTTCATAATGATAATATGGCGAAATCCATTTGCGGGATGGCATTTGAACGAAGCTCACTTTTTTGAGGATGGCGAAATTGCAGTTTTCTCTTCTCCCTGCGAGAAATTTAAACATGGAGTCACCTCTGCACTCCGGTCCTCTGGCCTGGCGAGTGGCGACCCTAAACTTCTTCGCGGTAGGTTCCGTCGAGATCAGAGCCGATGCTGCGCGATTCTTCTCGGGGGCTCGCTCTGCTGGGGAGGTAGGTCGAGGACGCGCTGTTCGATGCAATGCCTGACCCGTACGCCAAActaaggagaagaagcggttgTTCCGGACTTCGCCAGGTACTTCCACGCCACCTTCGCTTCTTCCTTGCTTGGCTCGGCGGGCATGGCTGTGCCTTGCTGTTGTTATACTGCTAATAACTTTTTAACTGGTGAATATACTATCAGTAGGCGGTAAACCCTCCTGTTGCTCCGAAAGAattactttcaagtttcaaccatGAGGATCAGTAATTCAGCATTAACTTGCCCATTCCATTCTCCACtcgttccttttttttcttttacttccATAGAAAGAGAACATGCTTGGACAATATATAGAACAAAGGTTTAACTATAATTTATGCTAGAAGATCAAAATGTGAAGTGTAATGCAAATTCCATAAAATATATCACAGGAAGGCCACCGGACTAGTTGGCTCTGTAAGTAAGAAATGATATGCTCGCACAGTAAATGCAAATGTTTAACAGGACAGCATTGCCTATGCCATGTTTTGTACTCTGGAAGCCCATTGAGGCGAGCTAGTCAACCAATTGCAATGCATTACCAGCACACAATAGAAAACATATATGAGTACATCACAAGTTCAGAACATTGACACATATAATTCTCAAACCTCTGCTTTTGTTGTGCAACACTAGCAAGCTTATTAGGCCTTAGTCGCCATCGTATGACTCGTTAGGTTTCCATGTGGATATTGCTTTCAGTATCCTTCCCTTCCATCCCAGAAGTAGCCATTGATCATCTTCGCCGACAACATAATCTTTGTGATATTGTCCCACTATGTCTCTTGTCTCTTTCACAATGTCTGGATTTAATGGGAGCTGCTCAAGGCCAGCCTTCAGGTTTCGTGACTTCCATTTCTTAAAACTCTCTGGTCTCTCAATCCTATCTGATCCTTCACACGCAATGACATTGAGAATCGTACACAGATAGATATCCCTCTCTATGATCATTCTTGACTCATTATCTCGTGGGACAATTTTATCAAGGATATCAAACAATGCAGAGTAGTGGTACATGAGTTCTTTAAAACGTGTTAAAAAGAAGGGGGTGCTGTATGATCCATTAACGACTCCATGAACAAAAACTTTTGGCTTCATCATTCTAATGGTATTGAGCACTCTATTCCTGGCACTGTTAATGGATACTGTCTCATCACCGAGATTCTTCATTCGGAATAGACAGTTGACTATCAGCacatcatcttcctcaatgtGGAAATCTTCTATGCGGATGGTTTCCCATTTTGATGTTATTCCGTGATATTCAAAAGGCACACTGAACATGCTAGCATACTCAGCTAATAGGTGTCCCGTGTTTGTATTCATTTGATCTGGTCGAAATCCTGGCTGGGGTAGCTCAATACCTGTGATCCGAACCTTAGGAGGTCCATTTTCCCTCTTTGCGAGTTGCTCAAACAATGATGGCCACTGAAAACCATAGCAAATGCCAAAATCGATGATGTGCACCTTTGGCTTTCCCTTTGAGACATCAAGGATTGTCTTATTTGAGAAATAATTTGGTGCCATCTGGAAAGGACATAACTGGAATACCTTTAAAATGCCCACAGCATTTCTGCATTTAGTGACCAACTTCTGATACAGCTGGCACCCAGTTCCAGCTAACCGTGCCTCAAGGCAGTCCGCTAGGCAAGATGCTAGCCTCTGGGTATCATCCCCACTTATAGAGCAGTTTTTCCTTATGATGTTCAGTATGGCACTTGCTAAGGTGTGATTATTCACAGATACTGCTTGTGCACAGTGGATAAGAAGGGTTCTCAGATCCACAacctctttcttttcttgcttCTTACCTCTTGTCCTCCGCCGAGCTGATGTTCTTTCTTGATCATTCTGTGAATTTCTGGTTGATTTGCTTGTCATCATTTCTCGCAAAACAATACCTTCATCTGTTGGCTTATGCTCAGAGAAGAGTAGAACCCTGTCAAACATCTCATCTCGGGTTGGCCTGCTGAATGAAATGGCCAACTGCTTGCTACTCCTTCCTTCTAACAAATAAAAACCTTCTGTGCGTGGATAGTTTTGACATTGAACCTCAAATGATGCATTCATGCTTGTGTTTGCGACATTCACCTGAAGTGATTTATTATCTCGGCTACGCTTTTCAGCAATGGAAAGGCCATCAATGTTCAAACCATGCTCCATGTTGTTTGTACCTTGAGTGAGA encodes the following:
- the LOC111258431 gene encoding scarecrow-like protein 9, which codes for MEFNGKSSSNFEDFPSSISSTSGCYALSQKSVDPADESNDLELFLHPPSFMNYYPPVSSTFNDHGHITLNNSYPSKIYGPQCCEVSSNAALDWYGTSVAGSSKSSWINSDITLNYINKLLMQEDSDGRVKLHHGENALRDVEEPFYKLLGQNSSAYPLLPLRSCDYPNNLDGCIDKSWQSCSSCSVAIDSSNNHSNHNLQAFEAPWSLSDIVKETNHLTQGTNNMEHGLNIDGLSIAEKRSRDNKSLQVNVANTSMNASFEVQCQNYPRTEGFYLLEGRSSKQLAISFSRPTRDEMFDRVLLFSEHKPTDEGIVLREMMTSKSTRNSQNDQERTSARRRTRGKKQEKKEVVDLRTLLIHCAQAVSVNNHTLASAILNIIRKNCSISGDDTQRLASCLADCLEARLAGTGCQLYQKLVTKCRNAVGILKVFQLCPFQMAPNYFSNKTILDVSKGKPKVHIIDFGICYGFQWPSLFEQLAKRENGPPKVRITGIELPQPGFRPDQMNTNTGHLLAEYASMFSVPFEYHGITSKWETIRIEDFHIEEDDVLIVNCLFRMKNLGDETVSINSARNRVLNTIRMMKPKVFVHGVVNGSYSTPFFLTRFKELMYHYSALFDILDKIVPRDNESRMIIERDIYLCTILNVIACEGSDRIERPESFKKWKSRNLKAGLEQLPLNPDIVKETRDIVGQYHKDYVVGEDDQWLLLGWKGRILKAISTWKPNESYDGD